GTGTTTATGTGCAAGGATACGAGCAAAGGACTCAGGAAAAACTATATCTAATCTACGATGGATGGGCTTGTTTTTGTACTAGTTAATgggttctgtcttagttatctagtgctgccataacagaaataccacaagtgggtggctttaacaaagagaaatttattttctcacagtctagtaggttacaagtctaaattcagggtgtcaggtccaggggaaggctttctctctctgttggctctggaggaaagtccttgtcttcaatcttaccatggtcgagaagcttctcaggcacagggaccccatgtccaaaggacgtgctctgctcctggtgctgctttcttggtggtatgaggtccccaactctctgctttcttccctttccttttatctcttgtaagagaaaagatggtgcaggtcgcaccccaaggaaactccctttacattggagcaGGGAGGTGacatgagtaagggtggtgttaccatcccaccctaatcctctttagcataaaattacaatcacaaaatggaggacaactacacaatactgggaatcatggcctacccaagttgacacatattttttgggggacacaattcaatccatgacaggttccAGTTGAAGTTACCATGATGTCAGCTGTTTGGTGTATTTTTTCCTGGCCCAGGTCGCTGCTCAGTAAGGTACCCTGGTTTTTTCCCAGAGTTCTTTGTAGGCAGGGTCCATCTTGTATTTTTTATGGCCCTCTCAACATCCAAATATTaccataattatttttaaaatattaaaaaaatcaattatatctttaaaatttttaattatatagaTATTACATGGTCAttatagaaaaattggaaaattcaAGTAACCAGGATGCATGTAATAATCACCGTAATCCCTCCAAGtagagaaaacatttttaacattCTAATGGACCTTCCTCCCCactccatctctctttctctgtatgtGGGAAAACTGGGAAAGTCGCAGGAAATTCAGGATGACTAGTCACTCTACCttaaccctgttgttgttgttaggtgccgtggagtcggttctgaatcatcgtgaccctatgtatgacagaaccgTGTGTTCATGCCTAAATTCGATTCTCACACTGAACCCCATCTTCACCTCCCATTGCAATCCCAACTTGATTTTCATCACTTTCTTCAATCTTGTTCCCATCCTCAGACAAGTTTTAACCTGAGCTTCTCTTCTCAGGTTCAATGGCTCCTCCAAGACCTCCAAGGGCAGgtgagctggggctgggggtacAGGAGACCCAGTGCTGACTTAGCCCTGTTGAGACTGAGCAACCATTCCTCCCTCCCCAGTAAAGAAGATGAAGAGTCCCTCAATTCTGTGCAAGCCCCAGAAGATGGCAGGTGAGAGTCTAGAGCTGGGACATCTGGCTCACCTGGCTGGTTGCCTGCTCTTCATGATCATTTTCTTTCTGACCCCTTCCAGGGCTGGACCTCACCCCTATCTCCTGCACATATCCTCAACAAGGTGAGTAGTAGAAAGACCGTTTCAGAAGCCTGAGAGAGGGGGCACCTGGAAGCATCACAGCCCactatttctccagttccccCATTCTGACCAGAAAACAAAGCTGAGAGATAGGGAGACTCTTTGATGATGGAGTCTTTTGGTAAGTTGTCCATAAatctctctgcctctttctccCAGGTATTGAACTGGAGCCTCCTCCATCCCGGCCGCCCCCAGCCAGCAAGTCCTTATCTCCTCCTAGTATGCACCATATCCTCTCTCATCAGCCAGGGCATTTGAATCAGACATATAGCTCCCAGGGTAAGACATGGGGCCAGAGGGAACTTTTTTCCCTTTCAGAAGCTTCTCCCCACTGAGTATAGGCAGACCCCCAGGGTCCCAGGGTCCCAGGGCTTAGAAGAGATGAGACATCTACAGCACTGAGACCTGCCAGGTACTCTTCAGGCCCAACCTTTTGCTTGAATAAGACATGGGGAACATTTGCTGCCCAGATGTAAGAGCCACTGGCTTCTTTGGACAGGGAGCAGCTTGGGCAGCTGATGGTTTATCTTTCCCCATCCTTTGTATagttgggcctttttttttttttcaatccaatCTGACAATCTCTGGCATTTAATTAATTAGACCGTTTatgtttaatgtaattattgatagaattGGATTTAGGTCTAcatgttattaattttttttctgtatgtcctCTCTATTTTTGTTCTTCTATTTCGTAGTATCATTTGTTAGGAGATAACATGTCCTAGATGTTAAATAGCACAGCTGGTTCTTatttgcaaaatgggaataatacacTGATGTCCTAAGAGCGAGGATCCAATAAGATAATAAGGATGTTAACATGATGCTTGGTGCACAGTAAAGTTCCATAAATGTTCAGGCCCTCTTTGGTGTTTGCTTTCCCTGTCATTCTCTTGCTGACCCCATCTGGTGATACAGCCATGACTACATACCTCTGTCCCCCCTCCTCTTGGATAAAGGCTCAAGGGTCCCTTCCTCACTCTCCAAAGCACTGGTAGCAGTCTTTCCACTTCCTGTCCCTCTACAGCAACTCCAGTACCCTACCTCAGCCAGAAGCCAGGGGGTTCTGGGCGCTGCTGGGAGGACAGACTGATGGTATGGCTGTGTGCGCTGGTGGTGGTTTCACTGCTCCTGGGGTGCATTAGCCTGGCTGTGACCCTGACTAAGTGTGAGTAGGGCCAGGATGGGGTGTGGGGGAGATTGGTGTAGGGTACAGGATGACCCGGGCTCAAACTGGACTCCTTCTCGTAGACCAGGCAGTGGTGGAAGAACTGAGGATGTTAACCTTTCAGCAGATGGCGTGGCAAGCAAATGGTGAGTGCTTTCAGTCATTCCTTCATACTACtgatattgagcacctactatgtgccaggcactgtgctaagcactggggGTAGAGTGGTGAACACATCAGAAAGAGTCCCTGTCCTTATTCACTTAGGCAGTTTGTGTCTAGATCTGTACTGTTTAATATGATTGCCATGAGTCctgtgtggctattgagcactagAAATGTGGTCAGTCCTAACagagatgtgttgttgttgttgttgttgttaggtgccgtagagtcggttctgactaatagcgaccctatgcacaacagaacgaaacactgcccggtcctgagccatccttacaatcgttgttatgcttgtatcttttgagtgccttccaacctggggggctcaccttccagcactatatcagacaacgttctgctgctattcgtaaggttttcactggctaatgcttttcagaagtagactgccgggtccttcttcctagtctgtcttagtctggaagctcagctgaaacctgtcctccatgggtgaccctgctggtatctgaataccggtggcatagcctccagcatcacagcaacatgcaagcccccccagtacgacaaactgacagatgtggggGAGAGTTGGgttgtaagtgtaaaatacacactgatttcaaagacttactatgaaaaaatcatgtaaaaaagactcattaataatttttcagGTTTATTTCACATTGAAATGACAATTTTGAATATATTGGAATAAGTAAAAATATCACtcaaattaattttacctgttttttttttttttactttaaaaaatgtggtagtaaaaattacatatgtggttcACATTATTATTCTGTTAGATTGTGCTGGTATAGATAGACAGTCATTAATTGAATTCCACTCAAATGGGTATAAAATTCCAGAATTTGATAAATAGTCCAAAGGAAGAAGAATTTGGTCTTATAAAAATGTCTAAACAGGGGTCTTGATCTTCTCTTGGGGGGCCATAAAGAGCTTCCCTAATGAAGTGGTGGTGCAGCTGAGTGAAGGAAGGGAAGGGGTTAACCAGGTGAGGGGTTAAGGGTCTtaggcatgtgcaaaggccctgtggtaaaAGGCAGCATCTCAAGTACAAGGGAGGAGGATGGTGCAGTTGAGCAAGTGAGAGATTATAGTGGCTTGGATAAAGATAGTGGCCAGGGAACAGAGAGAAGTGGGTGGAGTAGAAAGAAGTTTAGGAGGCAAATTTGGCAGGACCTGGGAATGGATTGGGAATGGTGGTGCGTGAGAGGGAGCGGTGTCAAGATAACTTATGTTTCTGTCTTAGGCAATTGAAGCACTATCCATTGAGCTGGGAATGTTGGAGGAGGGTCAAGTTTGTGGGGGAAGGTCACATATTAGTTGGAGAAGAGTTTTCTGGGTTGGGCTGGGCTTCGCCATGACTGCCGAAGCCTAGGAATTACTCCATTCCACATGCCCCCtgccccatacctcacatcaaGCCACTTTCCTACTCAAATCCCATCCATGACTCCTCAGTGcccagaatccaatgagaaaccTTGGCTTGGAGTTCAAGGACCCAGCCATCAGACCTCGCCCTACTTTGAGCTCAAGCTTTTCCGGATTCCTCTCTGTCCCTTCCGTACCAGCCTTCCTGAGCCTACTTGCCCCTGCAACTTTGTTCCTGAAGTGGTCCCTGCCTgctgtgcctcaattttcttcTCACAGTTACTGAATCAAAGCCCACTTCCTCAAGGAAGTCTTCAAAAGCTCACTTCCTCTAGGAAGCCCACTGCCCTCACTCCTCCAAACCCCAGGGATTACTCCCTCCTCTGAGCCCCTCTAGGGCTCCTTCTGGGCACTGAGCATggttttgtgtttggtttttgagCTTTATCACTACCCCCTAGGACGTGGGTGTGATAGGAGCACAGCTCTTGCTTCTCTCTAGTGTGTCTGCAGTTAGCAgggggtgggtgagtgggtgggagCTCTAGGTCTCTAACCCTCAAGCCCATCCCTGCTGACAGTGACTGGAATGGCAGGGCTAGCTGGCCTGAAGAAGGACACTGATCGCTTAAGAGCTGACACTAACCAGTCCCTGGTGGAACTTCGGGGCTTATTAGGTGAGTGGAACTTGGGGAACTGCCCAGAGAGGGGGGCACGGCCAAGCCAGCACATTGCATAAACTCCATGAGAGCCATTCTCAGTGCAGTCTGTGTGAATAGTGCCCTCTGGAGATGAGCAATGCACAGCTTGGACAGCTGTACATGGCATAGCACGTACATGACCCTGGCTCTGGGGCCACCCTGACAAAATCCTATCCTGTCCCCAGGCTGTACCAGGGTCACCTGCCCCGACGGCTGGCTCCCCTTCGAGGGCAAATGTTACTACTTCTCCCAAGTTACCAAGTCATGGGAGGAAGCCAGGAAGTTCTGCCAGGAGAATTATTCTCACCTGGTCATCATCAGCAGCTTTGCTGAGCAGGTGAGCTGTCCCCGTTGAACCCCTGTGAACGAGCAGGGCCAGCCTACCTCTCTTCCAGGATTCACACATCCTGCTCCGGATGGAAAGAAATTGGAATGGCTTTTGAGTCACTAAGAATGTAGCATCATGCAGAGATTAAGAGGGTTTTCTCTGCTGGAGTTCAAATCCTGATTGTGTTGTTGTGACCTTGGCTCTCCAAGCCACAGTTGCATCTCTAACATGGGATATAATTATGGTTATCTTTTAGGTAGCACTTTCTATTCTTTAGGCTGTATTCCAAACACCTTACATGCATTAACctatttattcctcacaacaaccttacgTGTGGTTGTTGAGGTTAGGAGAGGTTATATTATGCTGCAGTAACAGTCTTCGAAATCTTAATGATACACCGTTGGAAGAGTATGAGGCAAACGATGCATTGGCTCTTAAAGCTTCCACCAAGATACAACCCACATACTTCCACTCACAAAGGAAGTCACGCAGGCAGTCTTATTCTTTAAGGTGATAGGGAAGTATAGTCTTACCTGTGTGTATCCAGAAGGAAAACCTAGAATATTTGTAAACAACTTTAACGGCTTACTACTACTACAGCTAAGTAGCATTATCATTTGTACACGGTATGTATCACTTATACTTCACAGGTGAGCAATTTGAGGCACAGTACACTTAAACAACTTGCCTGTGTTCACTCACAACTAGTAGGTGTcagagctgggatctgaacccaggtagctgtcttcaaagtcCACAGTCTTAACATAGCAGTATTTAATTATTGCTAGCATGGTTTATCTTTTCCCATCATTTTACTTTTGACCTATCTATATgattatatttaaagtgggtttctgtagacagcatatagttggatcttgtttgttgttaatgtctTTTTAATCCAAACTGACAATCTTTGGCttttaattggtgcatttagatcatttacatttaatgtaattattgatatggtcGAACTCATcttattgttttttttccttgtgcgtaccctctttttttttattcctcttttccTCTTAGCATCACTTGTATGAGTAGCTAACATAGAGGATTTTcagaaggattaaatgaaataatgtaagtAGGGCAGGTACAAATCATTCTACCTAAACTGAGGGGCACAAGAAATATAATTTACTTTCCTTTAAGTAACTCATGTTAGTCCTTCTTTTGAggataaaaactaaaaccaaacctgttgccattgagtcactccAGGCTCATTGCAACCGATGGTGGACATTTAATTTGAGTCAATTGGGGTCTCCATTTTTCTTCTGAATGGGCACAGCTCATGTGGGGTCAAGGTGAAAGGGAACACATGGCTGTCCTTGAAGTCTTTACCTCAAACTGGTATCCACTGGGACATCTActgactgtgtgatcttgggtgagTTGTTTACCTTCTCTGTGctacagttttctcatctataaaatggggataataataatacttacctCAGTGGAGTGGGTCGTGaaaaggatcaaatgagataatctgTGTAAAGTGCATAGCTTGCTCATTAACTCGTTAATACAACCAAAttttctgagcacctactgtgtgctaggcactattCCAAGCACTGGAGATCCAGCAGTGGCCAAGACAGACTAGGTGCCTCTTCTCAGAGTGTCCTCATTTTGGTGTCTGGCAGATAGCAAGGACTCTCTGTATTTCAGCTTTTCTCCTGGTTATCTGATTCTCAGtcattggaccaccagggctgTCCCTGAGGTGTCCTACTTCCCTGTCAGCAAGGTCTTTTGGGTTTGGAGGTGTCCCCACCTCTTCCCTGCTATTCTTGGGCACGAGGGGCTTTACTGCTTCTTCTACCATATGCTGGGGTGTGAGAGCCTGTGAAGCCCCCTAAGGTTCCATCTAACACCCCTGACAGCTAACTGGGGCTTTACCCAGGAAATGGGGCCCTGGTCTCCTCTGCTTTTGGAGCCCCAAACCATCTGTGGTTTTTGCCATAACCTGGGCTTCACCAGGGATGACTTGCAGGGCCCCACCCACACCTTCGTAATTTCCTACTGCTATGCTTCCGGTTCACCATTTTAGGCAATCTATTTTTGGTGTTGAGATTGGTGAGGTGTGATTTGCATAAGGTAAAATGCACAGATCCTAAGTGTAGGTTCAGGGAGTTTTGACAGATATATACACTTGTATAACCATCAAcctaatcaagatatagaacatttccaccaCCCCAGAAATTTCCCTCATGCCCCTTTTCCAGTCAAAACCCCCTCCCACGCCCACCCCAGAGGCATCCACTGATCTGATTTCCATCACCATAGGTTAGATTTTGATTTTAATGAGACATTTTCATCCTAATCTTTTGTCTTTGACGTAAGTCCCTTCTTTTCTCCCAAAGGCTTTTAAGCATTTGAAATACAAATGCCAGGAAAATTCCCCCTTTcccctttctcttttcccttcacTTTCTGTTCCTGAGGCAATGAAATTGTTTGCTGCCTAGGTGCACATTATGGATGTAGGGTGGCGTGCAAGTACCAGGGAAACACCAGTCGTGTTAGCTGTTTTCcggtcagccccaactcatggtgaccccatgcacaatggaataaaatgctgcctggtcctgcgtcatcaccatggttgtggattggactgctgtgatccatgggattttcactggctgattttcaaaaggagatcaccagtcctttcttcctagttcgtcttagtctgggagctctgctgaaacctgttcagtgtcatagcaacatgcaagccaccactgacaaagggtggtagctgcacatggggtgcattggccgggaactgaacagtctcccacatggaaggcaagaattctaccacggaacaaTCAATATAGTTAAAGTGTTACTTAAGTGTTATAACATTAAATGTTAAAATGTCACAGTCCTTACTATGTGTCTGGACACTATTCTGATGGCTTTATACCTATTAACTCATTTAAGTCTCACAAAAGCCATAGGAGGTAGCTActgttattatcccattttacagatgaggaaactgaggcacagagtggttgGTCACGTGCAAAATCTCGTGGCAGGGAAGGTTATCCTCCCACATGTGGCAACGTGGGAGGTTGGTGGTGATCTTGTTCTACATGTCGTATGCCCTGGAATGTGACTGGAGGATGGCATTCGAAAGTGTTAAATACTTGGAGCAGAGTGGAGGCGGGGCGCTCACCCTGAGGGTCATGTAGTGGAACTGGTGGCTGACTTGAGTTTGTACCTGCAGAATTTTGTGGCCAAAGCTCATGGCTCTCCGCGAGTGTACTGGTTGGGGCTGAATGACAAGGACCACGAAGGGGACTGGCACTGGCTGGATGGGTCGCCTGTCACATTAAGGCAAGTTCCCAGGGCCCCTGgggtctctctgcttcttctgtgCCCCAGACCACagggacagaataaggggaaGAGGGTGCGTGGCTGGGGACCTGGAGCTGATTCTTACTGGTAcagctgttgttgctgtgtgccgtcgagtcaattctgactcataatgactctacaggacaaagtagaactgctccatagggtttcctaggctgtactctttatgggggaaccctggtggcatagtggttaagtgctacagctgccagacaaaaggtcagcagttcgaatccaccaggcactccttggaaaccctatggggcagtcctactctgtcctttagggtcgctatgagtcagaattgactcgaaggcaatgagtaatgagtagtctttacaggagcagattgccagtcttttcttcagcagagctgctggtgggattgaactgccaacatttcagtcaccagctgagcatttaaccattgacCCATTAGGCCTCCTTGGTACAGGTGTACTGGCTGCTACATATAGAACAATTTCTTTCCTGGTTGGTAAATTGCAATCACTCTTAGCCCCCTGAGTGTCCCTATCCTGCCTCCTGGAATACCCCACCTCTCCAAAACTAAAGGCATGGAAGAGGCCCAGGCACTCTGATTGGGGGTACAGCATTGGTGATCCCTCCTGGGCATTTCCTCTTTCCTGTGTCCTTGTCACCTTTGCAGTCCAAGCCAGCAGACTCTCTAGAACCTCAGGCTGGGCAGAACAGGGGCAGCAGGAGGGTGCTGTTTTGTGACAAGACCTTTATTTTCCTCCATTGTAATATCTCAACCTTTtagtaaaaaaaacccaaaccaagcccattgtcaagttgattctgactcatagtgaccctatagcgtaAAGTAgagctaccccgtagggtttccaaggagcacctggtagatttgaactgccaaccttttggttagcagctgtagcttttaaccactacgccaccagggtttccaacattttAGTAAAACTGCTCAAATATATCAAGTCCTCAGGCCAATGGCTGgacaaagaaggaaaggaggggtAGCCACAgggtgggaggaagaggaagattaaaacatttttttttttatcagggtgaaaatatatacaacgaaacatatgccaattcaatgatttccacacgcataattcagtgacactgattacattctttaatgaaGACATTTTTAATTAGACTTTTTCTTGTGAGGTAATTGTATATtaacatgcagttgtaagaaataatgcaGAATGTCCCGtgctctgctgttttttttttttttttctgaagagaaAGATTTTGATTTATCCAATGATGAGCAGCGTCTCCTTTTTTTACTGAAGATCCTAGAAGGATGGGCAGCTCTCCCATTAGAGATAACGTGGCATGACGTGGCACTGGTATGGCGTGACTCAGCTTGGATCCTCTCACGGGGCTGGTGCATCCATTCCCCAGCTGTGTGAGCAATGGCTGCTAAGGGCTCATGGTTACGCCTTCTCCAGAGAGTTGCCCTCAACTGAATGGGTGCCTCCTCAcctaggaggttccttgcctcccaCTGGGTCAGGCACAGCCAATGACTAACTGTGAgaagccctaacaccttatctCAAGTTGGTATAGCTCTGTGGTGCCTTTCACCCGCCAGAGCTCCCCGTGGGATTAGGTGGAGGCTGGACCCAGCTGAATTCATATTCTTGCTCAACTTCTGCCCCTGTCTCATCCTACTTCCCTTCACCAAACCCTTTACTAAACTCATTGCCttggagttgcttctgactccaactcatggcaacaccatgtgtgtagtttctttttttaaaaaataatttattttatttttgttgtggttgagaatatacacagtggaccatacaccaattcaacagtttctacatgtacaattcagtgacattgattatattcttccagttgtgcaaccattctcaccctccttttctgagttgttcctcccctgctaacataaactcactgctccctaagtttcctgtctaatcttttgagttgctaatGCCGATTTGATTCCGTACAGATAGATcttcaaagagcacaatgctcaaggccgacattctttactagttaagctaaatgattgtttggttttaagaagacatcaggggatatttttggtttaaggtttaaagatcgtccatagggttttcaaggctgtgaactatcagaagaaaattgccaggccttttttctgagggacctctgagtgggttcaaactgccaatcttttggttagtagtcgactgcttaactgtttgcactacacaGGGACACCGCTTCCCTCACAGCATCCCCTTAATAAATCCCATGTACCTAGATCCCTCTGCTTTTGGGAGCCTGACCTAAGACATTACAACATATGGAAGGTTGGAAAGATTGGGATGTAAAGGAAGGGCTCCTTAAAAGAGATGGAGGAGACTGACCAGATGCAGGAAACTAATTCAGGATGGTGAACCGTCCTGGTGAACAGGGAGATGGGGCTGAGCTAGGATGTGCAAGCCAGGGCCAAGGGGATGatcgaaagtttggtggttggaacccaccagccactccttgggacaaagatgtgacagtctgcttccataaagattacagccttggaaattctatggggcagttctactctgtcctatagggtagctatgagttggaatcaacttgatggcaatgagttttttttttaacagtgcatTAGTGTAGTACCTTTGTTATAATTTATGAACCAATATAGATAtgctattattaactaaagtccatagttaaTGTTAGTGTTCACATTCTTGTTCATATTCTTTTCTATGGGTTTTGAAAATGCATACTGTCGTGATGCCACCATTACAGTATTATATGGAACGGTTTCACcacctaaaaatgccctgtgcttaaCATGTTCatccctccttcctcttctcctccttttCCATGTAGTTTCTGGGGCCCAGAGGAACCCAACAACATCCATGAAGAGGACTGTGCCAGCATGAACAATGATGGTACCTGGAATGACCTTGCTTGTAGTAAAACTACATATTGGATTTGTGAGCGGAAATGCTCCTGCTGAAGCTCAGGACTAAGGCTGGGGGCTGTACCCAGTGCCTCTCAGCTCTTGGAGATGAGTACCTCCTGCCCTTCCACAGAGGCCCCGCCTCTTCATGAACAGACATGGATGTGGCCAAATTGGAACAGTAGCCTGGAAGTACAAGTCCCTGGGATGCAAGACAGGCCAGTTCTAGGGCAAGGACAGGGGCTTGCTCAAATAGATGGTGAGCTGGAGGGACACTCAGGACTTGGTGGTGGTCTCCAGTCCTGGGCCTGGTGGGCATTCACCAAGTTTGCCATCATGGGTCTTGGGAACTGGTGGCCCCAGGGCTCTGGGTCTGATGTTGAACCCAGGACTGAAATGCCCTGGTTTCTCTGAACCATGATGAGCTGGGACTGAGCTCCCTTATTTCTGACCTGGTGTGGACCAGCTTCTGGGATGTAGGTGAGGCAAAACTATTCTTGACAAGCAACTTTCTTGATGAGGTTTGCCCAAGTCAGATGGTAGAATTTGACTTCTTCTGAGATCTGGCCCGTAGAACTTCTAGAAAGCCAGACCAGCTGAAAGACAAGTCTTCGGTCAGGTCCATAGGACAAGCATGGAGATATCTACCCATACGTGCCCTCAAGCTGTCTGTGGGTTATAAAGATTCTTGATGATATAATTCATTTTACTTCTGTATGGACTTTCTTGGGCTATTAGCTCTTGTAATGTTCGTGTTTCTCAAAATTCTACTTTgttgtatgggacagttctggtcGTGGCAGGATGTTTAGTGTCCCTGGCCCTTGCCCACTAAATGCCAGAATTACCCCACCTTCATCATCATGACAACCAAAAAATGCACCCTGGAGGGCTGGTACTACCCTGAGCTGAGCACAACTCAACTGAGCAACCCCTTTAGGCAATCATTGAA
This DNA window, taken from Elephas maximus indicus isolate mEleMax1 chromosome 3, mEleMax1 primary haplotype, whole genome shotgun sequence, encodes the following:
- the CLEC17A gene encoding C-type lectin domain family 17, member A isoform X1 translates to MCTTYTNAGFQDLSGAREDEDDDYENMTPPYKDLPPKPGSMAPPRPPRAVKKMKSPSILCKPQKMAGLDLTPISCTYPQQGIELEPPPSRPPPASKSLSPPSMHHILSHQPGHLNQTYSSQATPVPYLSQKPGGSGRCWEDRLMVWLCALVVVSLLLGCISLAVTLTKYQAVVEELRMLTFQQMAWQANVTGMAGLAGLKKDTDRLRADTNQSLVELRGLLGCTRVTCPDGWLPFEGKCYYFSQVTKSWEEARKFCQENYSHLVIISSFAEQNFVAKAHGSPRVYWLGLNDKDHEGDWHWLDGSPVTLSFWGPEEPNNIHEEDCASMNNDGTWNDLACSKTTYWICERKCSC
- the CLEC17A gene encoding C-type lectin domain family 17, member A isoform X3; this translates as MCTTYTNAGFQDLSGAREDEDDDYENMTPPYKDLPPKPGSMAPPRPPRAVKKMKSPSILCKPQKMAGLDLTPISCTYPQQATPVPYLSQKPGGSGRCWEDRLMVWLCALVVVSLLLGCISLAVTLTKYQAVVEELRMLTFQQMAWQANVTGMAGLAGLKKDTDRLRADTNQSLVELRGLLGCTRVTCPDGWLPFEGKCYYFSQVTKSWEEARKFCQENYSHLVIISSFAEQNFVAKAHGSPRVYWLGLNDKDHEGDWHWLDGSPVTLSFWGPEEPNNIHEEDCASMNNDGTWNDLACSKTTYWICERKCSC
- the CLEC17A gene encoding C-type lectin domain family 17, member A isoform X2; its protein translation is MCTTYTNAGFQDLSAREDEDDDYENMTPPYKDLPPKPGSMAPPRPPRAVKKMKSPSILCKPQKMAGLDLTPISCTYPQQGIELEPPPSRPPPASKSLSPPSMHHILSHQPGHLNQTYSSQATPVPYLSQKPGGSGRCWEDRLMVWLCALVVVSLLLGCISLAVTLTKYQAVVEELRMLTFQQMAWQANVTGMAGLAGLKKDTDRLRADTNQSLVELRGLLGCTRVTCPDGWLPFEGKCYYFSQVTKSWEEARKFCQENYSHLVIISSFAEQNFVAKAHGSPRVYWLGLNDKDHEGDWHWLDGSPVTLSFWGPEEPNNIHEEDCASMNNDGTWNDLACSKTTYWICERKCSC
- the CLEC17A gene encoding C-type lectin domain family 17, member A isoform X4 — encoded protein: MKSPSILCKPQKMAGLDLTPISCTYPQQGIELEPPPSRPPPASKSLSPPSMHHILSHQPGHLNQTYSSQATPVPYLSQKPGGSGRCWEDRLMVWLCALVVVSLLLGCISLAVTLTKYQAVVEELRMLTFQQMAWQANVTGMAGLAGLKKDTDRLRADTNQSLVELRGLLGCTRVTCPDGWLPFEGKCYYFSQVTKSWEEARKFCQENYSHLVIISSFAEQNFVAKAHGSPRVYWLGLNDKDHEGDWHWLDGSPVTLSFWGPEEPNNIHEEDCASMNNDGTWNDLACSKTTYWICERKCSC